CTGATAGACAGGTGCACCACGGCCGTCGCATCAGCAATGATGCGGCGGCCGATGTGTTTTAGCGACGTGGCTGGCGCTTGCGCTGTTCTTCGTCGGTAGGGATCGGCACCGGCTGCAGCGGTGGCGGGATCAGGCCCAGGGCAGCGGCCAGGTCGTGGAGCCAGTTGAACAGATGGTTTCTCATAACTCCCCCTTACGGGTCAGCCTGCACGGCGAATAAATCCTGCGATGCTTCATACAGATCATAGTCCCAAGTATTGCAATGCGCATGTCTGTGCAACATGACTTGAGGGCAAGTTTGATCTCAATCAAGCCTCCTGCGCCATCTGCGCTGCCTGGGTAACTGTTTCCCCTTGTTGCAAATCGATCCAGGCGCTCAAATTCGCCCCGCGCATGCCCTTGCGCCACATCAGCCAGGTGGTGGCCTGATCGAACGGCGCCTGCAGGCGATGCACCGCCACCCGTTCGCGGCCCGGCAGGCTGTCGAGCATCGACTGCGCCATCAACGCAACCCCAGCCCCGGCTATCACACAGGCGAGCATGCTCGGGTACGACTCGATCTCCATGACCCGGCCCATGGCCGCGTGATCGTGGGCATACCAGGCCTCCAGGCGCATCCGGTACGAACAGCCTTGACGAAAGGTGAACACCGCCCGCCCGGCGACATCGCGGGCACTGCGCACCGGCCCATGGCCGGGTTCGGTGATCAGCACCAGGGTTTCGTCGCACAGCGGCACGCCGTCGAGCCCGGCCAGGGCCAGCGGCCCGTCGACCAGGGCGGCATCCAGGCGGCCGCTGAGCAAGCCTTCGAGCAACTCGCCGCTGGGCGCCGCCTGCACCTGCAGGTTCACCGCCGGGTAAGCGCTGTGGTAACGGGCCAGCAAGTCGGGCAAATGAATGGCCGCAGTGCTGTACATCGAGCCCAGCACGAACTCCCCGGCCGGCTGCCCGCCCTGCACGGCGGCAAAGGCCTCATCGTGCAGGGCGAGCATGCGCCCGGCGTAATCGAGCAGCACCTTGCCCGCCGGCGACAGCTGCAAACGCTGGCGCTCGCGGCGAAACAGCTCAACGCCCAGTTGCTCTTCGAGCTGGCGCAGGCGCGTCGACAGGTTCGACGGCACCCGGTGCAGGCGCTCGGCGGCGCGGGTCACCGAGCCCTCCTCGGCCACCGCCTGGAAAATCCGCAATTGGCTGAGCTCCACGAGCTATTCTCCAAAACAGAACAAGTTGCTCATCATTATTCAATTTTATTGAAAATCAACCGGCTTTAGCCTGACGGTCATTCACGCTTGTGCAGGAATTGCCGCCATGTCGCCAGTTGTTCGCCTTCTCGCCTGTGCCGTTGCCCTGATGATGGCCATGGGCATCGGCCGCTTCGCCCTCACTCCACAGCTCCCGCACCTGATCAGCGAAGGGCAGGTCAGCCTGACCGCCGCCGGCCTGATCGCCGCCGCCAACTACCTGGGCTATCTGCTCGGCGCCCTGGACGCCATGTTCGTCCGCCGCCCGGGCCAGGTCAGCGCGCGCCTGCACGGCGGTCTGTGGCTGTGCGTCGTGCTGACCCTGGCGTCGTTCTCGGCCAGCGGTTTCTGGGCCCATCTGCTGCTGCGCTTTGGCACCGGCGTGGCCAGCGCCTGGGTGCTGGTGATGCTCACCAGCCTCAGCCAGCAGGTGGCAGCGGCCAGCAATCGGCCACGGCTCGGCGCCCTGGTGTTTGCCGGGCCCGGGGTGGGAATTTTTTTAACCGGAATGCTGGCGCTGATCGCCAACCTCAACGGACTGGGCTCGGCGCCGCTGTGGTTAATCTATGCCGCCGTTGCCCTGTTGATGCTGCTGATCGCGCTGCCAGCGCTGCCACGCCCGCAGACGCTAGCGCCTACTGTCAGCGGGGCGCGCGTCCAGCCAGCCGAGCAAGGAATTGCCCGCCTCGGCCTGGTGTATGCCCTGTACGGTATTGGCTATATCATCCCCGCGACCTTCATGTCGCAGATGGCCAGTGCGCGCTTTCACGGGCAGTGGCTGGCCGACCTGTTCTGGCCCGGTTTTGGTCTGGCGGCGGTGCTGGGCGTGGTGCTGGTCAGCCTGCGCCGCCCGGGCATGGGCAGCACCTCAAGCTGGCTGATCGCGACCCTGTGGCTGCAGGCCGCCGGCGTGTTCGCCTGCCTGCTGGGCAACGGCCCGGGCCTGGCGCTGGGGGTAATCCTCTGTGGCGGCCCGTTCCTGGCCTGCATGCAACTGGTAATGCAACGCTCGCGGGAGCTGGCACCGCACGCCAGCCAGCGCAATGCCGGGCTTTTGACCGCCTGTTTTGCCCTGGGCCAGCTCAGTGGACCGCTGCTGGCGGCGCTGAGCAATCAGTTCGCCGGCAGCCTGCAGGCAGCGCTGCTGATCGCCGCCAGCGGCCTGGTGCTCGCCGGCCTGCTGCTGTTGCGCCCGCAGGCTAGCCGAGCAGGCTGCGCAGGCGCCGGCGCACCCACTGCTCAGCGCTGACCAGGGTCACCCCGAGCAGCACCATGATCGCGCCGAGGACGAAATTCAGGCTCAACGGCTCGCCCAGCAACAGCACGCCGAAAGTCACCCCGAACAACGGAGTAATGAACGAGAACACCGCCAGGTTCGAGGCCAGATAGCGGCGCAGCAGCCAGAACCAGGTCAGGTAACTGAAAAACGACACGATCAGGCCCTGAAACAGCAGGCTGCCGATCGACAGCGGGGTGAACTGCACCTGGGTAACCTGGCCACTGGCGACAGCGATCAACAGCAGGCCGACAAAACCGACCGCCAGTTGATAGAACAGCGTCAGGGTCGCTGGCGCCTCCGACAGCCGCGAAGCGCGCACCACCACGGTGGTTGCGCCCCAGGCCAGGCCCGCCAGCACCCCGAAGGCGTCACCCAGCAGCATTTGTGCGTCCAGATGCTCAAGGGAAACGCCACCGGCAAAGGCAAAGGCAATACCGCCAAAGGCCAGCAGGATGCCCAGCCACTGCAAGGGCCGCAGCCGCTCGCTGGGCAGCATGAAATGCAAGCCCAGGGCGGTAAACACCGGTGCGGTGTAGAGGAATACCGACATGTGCGCCGCCGAGGTCAGCTTCAGGCCTTCGGCGATGAACAGAAACTCCAGGCCAAACAGGGAACCGGCCAGTAGCCCGCCGCGCCAGGTGCTGGCGACCTGGTCCCAGCCGCCACGAAAACACATCAGCAGGCCGACCAGCAATGCCGCCATCCCCGAGCGCATGGCTTGCTGCATTACCGGGGCAATATCCGGTGCGGCCCACTTGATCATCACCTGCTGGATGCCCCAGATCAGGCACAGCACCAGCATCACTTGCAGGGCAAAGGCATCGGTATTGCGGCGGCTGGCGCTCATCGGGCGCCCCCGGTTTCTGGCAGCAACATGGCAGGCTCTCGGCAGAAGTGGATCCAGCGCCGATTATCAGCGGCGGCGGCCGCTCAATGCCAGCCTTGTGTTACCTGCTTCAGGCAATCTGCGCCTTGGAGGCCAAATGATCGAAAGTAGCCTCGTCCAGTGCATCCTCCTGTTCATCCAGCACCTGGCGTGGGTGATCGTTGCCCGGAATGCTGCTGTCCAGCAGGCTCAGCAGCCGCGAGCCCCGCTCGGTAAGGATGAAGTTCTCGCCGTTGCCGCCCTCGTCTTCCGGGCGTGAGGCAAAGTAACCGCGCTCGAACAGCAGCTTTTCATACTCACATGCCAGGGTTTTCAGATGATCGAGATCGCCAGGGGCCGCGCCCTCGGCCGCGAGCTGGGCTGCATGCTGCTCGGCGTAAGGCCTGGGGGTAAAACTGTGGCCGGCGCTATTCTGCGCTTCGTGCAACAGGCGTTCGATCAGGTCCCAGTCGTAGGTGGTCATCGGCATAGCCTCAATCAGGGGTAGGTAAGATTGTGACCGGTGTACGCGGCTGCGGTTCGACTGAACTTTCGCCGCCCGGCGAGGCTCAACCGCAAGACTTCACCTTGATTGCCCGGGAGCCTGCCGATGAAAACCCTGTTGAACATTGCAGCCGCCGCCAGCCTGCTGCTGGCCCTGCCCGGCTGGGCGTGCACGCTGGAAGAAGCGACGGCCAAGCGCGAAGAACTGGCCAAGGAAGTGAGCAAGCTCACCGAGCAGAACCCGCAGAAGGCCAAGGAGATCAACGACGAGCTGCAGAAGATGGAGCTGGGCACGGCCAGCAAGGACTTGCCGGACAAGTGCCAGCTGATCGACAAGCGGATGCAGGAATTGAAGAACGCTGAGAAGAAGACTTGAAATCGGGGTGAAACAATCGCGGGTCAAGTCGGGTCGCCGCACCGCCGCTCCCACAAGGGCTGCAAAGAACCTGTGGGAGGGCTATGAAGCCGGCGCTTACTCCGCAGCCGGCGCCGGTTTGCGGCGCTTGAGCGGTGCCAGGCCGTCGGCGCTGGCCAGCGGCGCGTTAGGCTTTGGCTTGGCTGTTGGCTTGCGCTTGGCCACGACCTTC
This portion of the Pseudomonas sp. SORT22 genome encodes:
- a CDS encoding transcriptional regulator; this encodes MTTYDWDLIERLLHEAQNSAGHSFTPRPYAEQHAAQLAAEGAAPGDLDHLKTLACEYEKLLFERGYFASRPEDEGGNGENFILTERGSRLLSLLDSSIPGNDHPRQVLDEQEDALDEATFDHLASKAQIA
- a CDS encoding PA1414 family protein, whose protein sequence is MRNHLFNWLHDLAAALGLIPPPLQPVPIPTDEEQRKRQPRR
- a CDS encoding DMT family transporter → MSASRRNTDAFALQVMLVLCLIWGIQQVMIKWAAPDIAPVMQQAMRSGMAALLVGLLMCFRGGWDQVASTWRGGLLAGSLFGLEFLFIAEGLKLTSAAHMSVFLYTAPVFTALGLHFMLPSERLRPLQWLGILLAFGGIAFAFAGGVSLEHLDAQMLLGDAFGVLAGLAWGATTVVVRASRLSEAPATLTLFYQLAVGFVGLLLIAVASGQVTQVQFTPLSIGSLLFQGLIVSFFSYLTWFWLLRRYLASNLAVFSFITPLFGVTFGVLLLGEPLSLNFVLGAIMVLLGVTLVSAEQWVRRRLRSLLG
- a CDS encoding LysR family transcriptional regulator; this translates as MELSQLRIFQAVAEEGSVTRAAERLHRVPSNLSTRLRQLEEQLGVELFRRERQRLQLSPAGKVLLDYAGRMLALHDEAFAAVQGGQPAGEFVLGSMYSTAAIHLPDLLARYHSAYPAVNLQVQAAPSGELLEGLLSGRLDAALVDGPLALAGLDGVPLCDETLVLITEPGHGPVRSARDVAGRAVFTFRQGCSYRMRLEAWYAHDHAAMGRVMEIESYPSMLACVIAGAGVALMAQSMLDSLPGRERVAVHRLQAPFDQATTWLMWRKGMRGANLSAWIDLQQGETVTQAAQMAQEA
- a CDS encoding MFS transporter — encoded protein: MSPVVRLLACAVALMMAMGIGRFALTPQLPHLISEGQVSLTAAGLIAAANYLGYLLGALDAMFVRRPGQVSARLHGGLWLCVVLTLASFSASGFWAHLLLRFGTGVASAWVLVMLTSLSQQVAAASNRPRLGALVFAGPGVGIFLTGMLALIANLNGLGSAPLWLIYAAVALLMLLIALPALPRPQTLAPTVSGARVQPAEQGIARLGLVYALYGIGYIIPATFMSQMASARFHGQWLADLFWPGFGLAAVLGVVLVSLRRPGMGSTSSWLIATLWLQAAGVFACLLGNGPGLALGVILCGGPFLACMQLVMQRSRELAPHASQRNAGLLTACFALGQLSGPLLAALSNQFAGSLQAALLIAASGLVLAGLLLLRPQASRAGCAGAGAPTAQR